The genomic stretch tatagatAATTAGGAAAGTTGATAAGCAGACCGCATTATTGGATGCAGATGATCCTGTGTCACAACTCCATAAATGTGCATTTTACCTTAAGGATACAGAAAGAATGTACTTGTGCCTTTCTCAAGAAAGAATAATTCAATTTCaggtatgtttttaaattactggTGAAATCTAAAATGTACAAACCATGAGGTTAGCAacttgcaaaaatatgaaattttcatTTGCTGTTAACTATATACAAATACGTGAAGCTATACACAGATATTAATCTCAGGTGTGAGCATCCTTAACACACAATCCTCAGACATGCAAGCAGTCCTTCCTCAAGGAAGAACTCAAAATTATGAAAACGTTCTCAGAGAAACAGTTAACAACTAGTTCCAGGGTTCTTAATTGAAGAACAAAGAGAGCCCCTCAGGATATCCAAAAATAGATTTTCAGTGCTCATTGAATCCTCTGAAATTGTGTGCCAACATTGTTTAGATGAAGCATTTTTCTGGGTGAAGCCTCAAAATCTCATCAGATTTACATCGTGGTTTCCCAAGATAGTAATGATGACATGCTTTAAAAGCCAATGTTTTACATTTACTCAGAAGGCTTTCATGAGGTTATGACATGGGCAGATGATTTAATAAGATAGTTATAGTTTCATGTGAAACTCCTTTCCAGAGAGATGCCCACACACACTGATGGGCATGCTGAGTCCCTAGTCTAGGTGTGTTAAGGTAGGGGTAGGGGCTTTGCCTTCCCATCTTGATTCCCTCCCATGGAACATGCATAAGCTTCTAGCTGTTGGCTAAGCATGAGGACTCCCATTCTCTTTCTTAGGAGTCCCTGAAGAGTTTTAAACAGCCATTTACATCACAAATATTGATCTGCTGTTAATGAAATTGTACCTGCATTGATATAATGGTTGTTCTGAAaggtattattatttaatatgtcACTGAAATAGTTTGTATTATAAGAAAAACTGCTGTCTATGGGGTTTCTGTATTAGCATTCTGTTTGTGTTTATATAGGGATTGGCAAAGCACCATGCTTTAGAAAGTTTGTAAGTTTTTATTGAGTTATCTTCTTATTAACTCTTGTCTGAGGGTTACTTTGGTAAAATTTTCTTATCCTATTAATACAAACTGTATAAAACTTAGTTTCTAAACTTCTTTCTTTATTAGGCCACTCCATGTCCAAAAGAACCAAATAAAGAGATGATAAATGATGGCGCTTCCTGGACAATCATTAGCACAGATAaggcagaatatacattttatgaGGGAATGGGCCCTGTCCTTGCCCCAGTCACGCCTGTGCCTGTGGTAGAGAGCCTTCAGGTGAGAACGCCTAGTCCAAGTTGGCCTTTAGCTCTTTGCAGCTACTCTCAGCTATGACTtggcatcatttcatttcatgggAGTTTTGATTTTTCTCCAATCATCTGATTAGGGGATTTTTATATACACCatttgttgattaaaaaaaaaaaaacaaaattaggagGAGCATACTTgccagaaaatttaaatttaaataaacttgTATGTTATCTTGAAATGTTTTTAGCTAGCTTtgtaataaaaaacattttaattgccctttttaaaaaaaaaaacaaacgaaagtTGAATGAGAATCTAATTTGTGTACttcaatgaaaaatgaaaagttttctcAGTGTTGTGATTTTCTGTGAATTGCAGTTGAATGGCGGTGGGGACGTAGCAATGCTTGAACTTACAGGACAGAATTTCACTCCAAATTTACGAGTGTGGTTTGGGGATGTAGAAGCTGAAACTATGTACAGGTACTTGATAAAACTTTTTACATCATCCAGAGGTTGTGAGGGGTGTGGGTACAGGAGATTCTTTCCTGGCATTGATTGTAATGTATTAAACAACCTTAAGTCTCATTTTTAACGTgtactttgctttttaaagtgtttttaagtGATTTATATTTCCTCCTCAGGTGTGGAGAGAGTATGCTCTGTGTCGTCCCAGACATTTCTGCATTCCGAGAAGGTTGGAGATGGGTCCGGCAACCAGTCCAGGTTCCAGTAACTTTGGTCCGAAATGATGGAATCATTTATTCCACCAGCCTTACCTTTACCTACACACCAGAACCAGGGCCGCGGCCACATTGCAGTGCAGCAGGAGCAATCCTTCGAGCCAGTTCAAGCCAGGTGCCCCCTAATGAATCAAACACAAACAGCGAGGGAAGTTACACAAACGCCAGCACAAATTCAACCAGTGTCACATCATCTACAGCCACAGTGGTATCCTAACTACCGTCTTTTTGCTAGGACTTAAACTGACTTGAGTGTGgcaaaaagttaacaaaaaaggagaaaaaatgaacAATCGTTTGTGGTTTCTTGGGAAAACTTTTCATACCAGGTGATACTATTCAAAAACCCGTTATCTCTCTGCAAGTGCTGATTTGAAATGCAGAagccacagtaaaaaaaaaaaaaaaaaaaaaaaaaaaaaaaggaaaaaaatcaaaatgtataaatattggaAATCAAGTTTTTCAGctgttttgttggttggttggttggtttttgtttggttttgtttaaatGGGCAAGAAGTAAATAATGTGGCTGGAATACAAGTTGAACAAACTAGAAGACACAAATCTAACATAGTTTTTATGGACCAAGGAACTTGTATATTGTATAAGCTTTAGTAAAAGGTACATTTTCACCATACCTTTTTTTATATCACGGTATTATAGTACACCTTGTTACCAAATAGGTTGTTCTCTTCCCCACCCACCTTTGAGCTTTTGCTCTAAAATACATTCAGGTTCCAAGCCTGACCATGCTTGTTTAATCTAATTATCATActcttccaggttttttttttttttttggtctaaggctggaacttttttcttttattttcagctgAAGTCTTACGACTTTTCATGAGGCAAAATTGTTTGGATTTCAGCAAGTCAAATCTTGTAAAGgcctacatattttttttaagattatatgAAGTCTGtgcaaaagctttaaaaaaatgcctCTGCCTTGCCTGCAATACATGCAATGTATGTTAACTTTGTCTCTCAGACACTGTTGGTAgttatttctgtgttttccttttaaaaaagaatatatggacTTATTGTGGTTATCCAAGAGGTTCTAACATTCACATGCAATTTGGTGTGGCCATTTAGCTGTTAATGAGTTAATGGCGCAGAACTCGTTGATATTTGAAgtgttctcttcctttttcccatGACgtaaatacatatgtgtgttcCAGGATTTGTTCAGGTTTTTCCCCCCTCCTAATCTTGTACATAACTTGTATTATGTGTaagttaaacattttattttgaacttGGAATGTTCCCAGTGATTTCATTCAGCAGGGTATTTTCTGCCTTGTTGGCAAGTGACAAAAAATATGGGAAGTATTTGCTACCAGTTGGTAGATGGTGCCCTTATGGTAGAATGAGGAAAATGTCAGCAAAAGCATGTTTTAGTATCTTTACTTTTTTGGGGGGTTGGAGGGGGTAGCCTAGCCAGAACATCATTGTAATCTTAAAACATAAGATGCTTTTATTAGATGATCAACTAAAATAGCTGGAAGACAGTACTTTAGAAACAGATAGTTGTAAgattataaaatgcaaatgtaacttatgttttcatttttttctctgccttttttgttttctcttttccagtaCTGAGCATCTCCACAAATGTCTCCTAActcagaaaatgtttcttttcttttcagttgaGATTTGGTTGCATTCAGGGTTGTAGGTTGGCCTTGCATGCTAACCCCGCCAGTTTTACCTTGCTTTCATTCCTGAACTTTGTTTATGCCTTTGTTTCGTTTCTTTGAAATTGCAGCAGACTCATTGGGCTACATTTAGTACAGGAACCACGTGTGTAATGTTATACAACACAGTCTAGTAATACAATCATCCCTCTTAGAGTAAAAACTACCTCTAGATTGTGGTAAGCTTTTACTGTCCCATAAAACAGGAGCCACAGTACCTTATGAATGCAAAACTGCAACTTCCTACAGTGTTTCCCTACAGAACATTGTCTTTCTGGTGTCCTGGGCTGTTTTGAAAAAGTTTCCATTAATAGACTTTTTAGAAATTGTTATTAGTagcattttttttccagctttgctGTCTTCATCACTCACTCTATGCTCAGACTATGCCACTGTAAATATTCTTTCTAACATCTTTAAATCGCCTTTTCCTCGGTTTTCAAGGGGAAAGTCATTTGTAAAGCACGTTAGGTGGTTAAATCAGTTATTGCGGTTTTCTCTTACTGCAAGCCTTTTTAATCACCCCCAGGCTGCATTTTATTCTATATCGCCTTTTTTCTTCAAATCTGCTCCAGTCACACACTTCTCTCTTATAAGCTAATCCTGCCTCACACCTTAAATCTGTTTCAGTGATCAAGGGCAGAACTCATTGTGGCCTTATCTTTCTTTGTTGTAACTGTTCACCGTCTCTTTCTTACAGACCGCTTATTTCTAAGCAGTAGTTATTCCTCTCTGTGGAGTCATGGCAGGAGTCATTACACAGTGCTTTTGTTCAGAGCATGGACATGTTCCTAGTGCTGCTTTGCTTTAACGGCCACAAGTttcctccacttcctaggtttGGTATTTAGTTAAGGAATCATATTAAATTAACCAATAACAAAAGAGATACTTTTGAAGAACAAACTATTCCTTACCCATTTTTGtagctcaaaaataatttttcaagttcatGACCTTATTAAAAtgaacttttgcttttttaacaaatgtttgttttattttgattgtttctttCTATAAGATAATTGAAATATACtgtaaacctttttctttttttttttttttttgaaaagtccaAGAATGTACTTATACAGGCATTTTTCCCCACCTGTTTTTGGCCATTCTCATACCACAGACTAAAGAGTGAAATGATTTGTCCATTGTAGCTTATTGTTTATCAGTAGTTCTTTTGCCAGCtgcttacattttttctttcatggttttGTGAGTCATTTTCAGTATGTAATGTATAGGAACCTTGTCCTCTGGTTATAGTAGATTGTGTCCCCTCCTCCAGTGATGGCATTGTTAGACATGCTGGTCATTTACCCTCAGAAAGACTCTCTTATTAGAATGGTGAGTGCTTCAGTTATAgtatgtttgaatttttaaaaattctgttttagaAATGTATCTTATGCTCTCATGACTCTGCAGTTTCTAAACATACACATAGAAGCTGAGTCTCTGATccaatatgtttttatttgttccatttaatttaTCACATAGATTGGGAAGGCAAgctaaaagctttaaaaatgccCTTTATATTTTGAGTGATTTCAGAGTTGAACACTAGTATACTATCTAAATTTGCTGCTCACTTTCTTTAAACTGTGGCAATTAAAGGCATCCTTATACATGACTTAATTGTGAAATGTTTGTCACTCTTACTGCACAGACTTACCTGCAATCATAActggttagtttttgttttgttttgttttattgtttttaatgaaaCTGGTACCATCTGTGCTTTCACAAAAAACTTCCAATGCCATTTTTGAGAACTAACCTAACTAGTCATGCTAACCAGAAAATCTACTGGGGAGGAGGTTCCTTTTGAAACAAAATGCTGTTCAGTTAGTAACCAAGTTACTTTGATTGCAAAAGCAGCTGTGTTTCTGATGAGTACTGAACAAATGTGTGTAATTTTCTGTGCCAGACTTACGACTTTGTTTTCAAGCACTGTAATGTGGGATGGATGGTTAGAAACAATAATATATTAGGGTTTCTGTTTAACCCTTTCGGGACTGAACCGTATCTCCTTTTGTTAATTTTCCCGTGTCGTGATAAATGTTTGCCAGCATTCAGTACTGTGTTGGTCCAGATGTAGGtttatatgctcatttttagcTTATTTCTTGTACCTTGCAGCATGCTCTACGCATTCAGTCCTTAAGGGGTTTATTTTACAAACTGTGCGCCTGTAAGGTTTATTAGCAATAAGATAGAAAATTGAGCAAGTTTATACCataattttgtagaaaaaaaagaatctgctcAGTTCCATATTTCATCCATGAAAAACTTGCAATATGAGCAGTTtcaaggaataaataaaaaggaaatgtaaaccattGTAAAAGTCTTCTGTCGAATGTGCCTGATGCATGTATTACCGTCTTTGATTTCAGAATACttcataaagataaaattaaattctatattatagttggtgtatttacaatcttaCCATGTACATCACATCAAAGTGATAGCTCTACTAATTTAATTTCCTTGTCAATGTTTTTAACTATGTACTgctttaaagagattttttttcctcgtGTAAATGGTGAAATGGGTTTTGTCACTCAAGGGTCATATCTCTCAAATTAGAATCATTTAAAGCTGATTGCAACAAAATTGGAGAATATTACTTAGCAATAACTGGCTTTTCCAATATAAGATGGTCATTTTGTCTGGTATAGGAAGGAACACATAATAGTTTGCCTttggggggtagggggtgggtCCTAGAAGTGGGGATAGTATTCTTTAATATGAAACACAGTTAAATGGAGaagttacataatttttttttttttttttttttttttttttttgagacggggtcttgctctgtcgcccctgagctggagtgcagtggcacagtcctggctcaccacaacctctgcctcctgagttcaagtgattcttctgcctcaacctccccagtaggtgggattacaggcatgcgccactgcgcctggctaatttttgtatttttagtagagatagggtttcaccatgttgaccaggctagtcttgaactcctgacctcaggtaatccgcctgcctctggtctcccaaagtgctgggattacaggcgtgagccaccgtgcctggcccataatttttaaatcatagcAAGTTCACTTGTTACTGACCCGCCAAAGAAAGAATCTAAGTTATGAGGATTTTGCAAAAGACATCTTGCTATAAATACTCATTGTTAAGTTAGAAACAGACATTTAGTTGGGGTTTGAATTGTGAGGCCTCCAGAGGTTGGGATTGTTAGTCACTTGATTTAGAATTTAGAATAATCTTGTATTCCTTGCTGTAAGTACTGCATGGTCACTTTAATCTtataaaaaaaacattaaatatattggtTTTTTTGGGTCATTGAACCCCTAGATGGCCACCAGTTATGATGATGTGCAAGCCAATTTAGTTTCCAAATCTAGTGAGTCAGCACAGAATGAAGTTTCCacctctaaaataacaatagcaacaacaaactAGAAAGATACACTAAAAAGGAAACCCTAACAGAAAGTTTGGTACtagaaaacatttaaggaagacaGATGAAGCTGTTGTATATAAAGTACAAATGAGACCATTTCATCAAAGAGGTCGAGCTGTAAGCCTCAAGCCCTGTCAGGACCTGTAAGACTGAATGGTTATGCCCATGGTTCTTTGTGTTCAGAGTAAGGCTGTCcatatgcctggcacataggtaTTCAACAGAGTTAGGTGCACCTGTAATGTTCACCTATACAGAACTCAGGACTAATCTTGGTTTATAGAAAATGCAGGTAAATACTCtttaatacagaaaaatgaaaaggttGTAACTAGTTTCTTGTAAGAAGCATACTAAATGCAAATAGGTTATTTTATAACTATTGGAATTTCCATGATGTTTTGCTTTGAGGGAGACACTTGAAATTCTGATGTTctatggaaattttttaaaaacgtaaGTATGAGGTGTAGGTATATCTACCATTTCTAGCTTTTCATCTCCTTCCAGTCCACTGTCCTGTCATTCAGTGCAGGTGAGCATATCAGTCAGTCAATTTCTTGCTTCTTTACCTGTTTGATAATGTCTACTGCTGCTGGGCAGAGTCGGGGTGCTCATATTTACTTACATTTCAAACTATCTAGAAACACTCCCACCTTCATCATACAAAGGAGTAAGTAGTGTGACTAGGTTATTCCTGCAGTGGCCTGGAGCTGGCTCTGgcagcttttcttttctcctagaACTTTTTCCTCCCTGCAAGGCTGCCCTCCCCTTTATTCTTCCTCATCACACAACTCAAAAATCAGGGCTTCTGGTTTTCTTGTGCTCATTAAACCTTCATAACTGAGTTCTTATTGTGGTAGTcagatatttatatttagatGATACAAGGAAAAGTCTGGGGAAAAAATATGACCTCTTTGCTAACATTCTTAGTTCCCCTGGCCAAGTCTTACACTTGAATATGCACTAGATTACACAAAGCTAGGGAGAGTGATCATGGACACCttaaagcaagcttgtccaacccgcggtccaggatggttttgaatgtggcccaacacaaatttgtcaACTTTCTTAAAACGTGAGGttttttttgcgatttttttttttttttttttttttgagctatcATTAGCGTTAATGTATTCTGtgtatggcccaagacaatt from Symphalangus syndactylus isolate Jambi chromosome 16, NHGRI_mSymSyn1-v2.1_pri, whole genome shotgun sequence encodes the following:
- the RBPJ gene encoding recombining binding protein suppressor of hairless isoform X5 produces the protein MRNYLKERGDQTVLILHAKVAQKSYGNEKRFFCPPPCVYLMGSGWKKKKEQMERDGCSEQESQPCAFIGIGNSDQEMQQLNLEGKNYCTAKTLYISDSDKRKHFMLSVKMFYGNSDDIGVFLSKRIKVISKPSKKKQSLKNADLCIASGTKVALFNRLRSQTVSTRYLHVEGGNFHASSQQWGAFFIHLLDDDESEGEEFTVRDGYIHYGQTVKLVCSVTGMALPRLIIRKVDKQTALLDADDPVSQLHKCAFYLKDTERMYLCLSQERIIQFQATPCPKEPNKEMINDGASWTIISTDKAEYTFYEGMGPVLAPVTPVPVVESLQLNGGGDVAMLELTGQNFTPNLRVWFGDVEAETMYRCGESMLCVVPDISAFREGWRWVRQPVQVPVTLVRNDGIIYSTSLTFTYTPEPGPRPHCSAAGAILRASSSQVPPNESNTNSEGSYTNASTNSTSVTSSTATVVS